In Podarcis raffonei isolate rPodRaf1 chromosome 11, rPodRaf1.pri, whole genome shotgun sequence, the sequence cgtgttgctgtggcaaagagccaaagggaaatgctgaccttatatcccttcccagctcttgccaccaggtgctgtgagttaccaattggcctcacctgtgcggccacgccttgcctcttcagaacaaacttaggaagcccccagtcctgcagagtcctattggtcacagggcctggctcctgcacgcacacctgacacccAGTCTCAAACTTACTAAGTAGTCTTAGCCAAGCTTTTATCTTTCAGCCTCAACCACTCATCTTCAGCATGAGGATAATAATGCTAATCTATCTTTTAGAGTTCTTGTAATAATTATTAGTATAAGATATACTAATCCTTGCAATTTATGGTCCTCTGAGCATAAGAAAGCCCATCAGCTACATATTGCAATATGCTCCACTTTCCATTGAAACCTCCTGCTTTGCGTTTTGCAGTTCcagaaactttatttttttattttctttgagaAAATGTGCATCCTGCACTTTCACTGGAAAAACAGTGCTCAGTTTATGGTGGACTGCAGTACACAGAGGGTGCACTGCTTTCAGCCTGTTGAGCTGCAAGTTGTGTGAATTGTACAATTGGAGCATTTTCAGAAAGCATTTCATAGATACAAAGCTGAATCTATAGTTTGGTCATACAAATCCATCACTGGTTGCAACTCCAGCAAGCCCTGGGGGCTCGCTCAGCACCCACTCTGTGGGGCCTTGGACGCAACTTCTGGGTCTCATCTGAGGCCTTGGGGGGGCCTTGAAAGGGTGTCCTAGGCCTCGCAGGGCCTCCAACATCACTTCCGGGGGTGACGTAAAGTCATAACTTCATGTTATAACAGCACCGCTGGGCACCCATgatctggggcccaagtcagcaCCCCGAAATCCTGTTGTTTCTGACTGGAGAATTTGATGTGGGAGAGAGGGTAACCCCAGCCAAATGAACATAATGATCTTTCAAGCCAAAGATGGCTACCCCTGCAGATATTGTTGAAcattgactcccatcagccctagctagaatgatcaatggtcaggaatgatgggaattgtagtctaacaacatgtaCAAGTGTCTGCTATTTCCATGCATCAAGAATCTGCTTCTGATGTATTATTTTTACTAGTGTATTAATTTTCTGCTTTAATTGCTCTGCATCCCAAGTGACCATGCCGTTTGACTGGCTTAATAAGTTACTATGATGAACTCTCCTCTAATTAAACTAAAGCAATTCACCGCATTACATCATGCTTATTTAGCATTAGGAGGGCCAACAAAATCATCAACTGGAAGTTCTTTTTTCAGAAGCAAATCGCCTTTAATAGTGGGTGACTGGTGTGAGTGTGCATGcgccccttcccccctccctgccaacactcatttcttcttctttttgtgaaTGAGCAACTTTAAACCTTCTTGTGAGATGGGGGGGGAATGCTAATCAAGATGTCACGTCCATAAAAGGATGGCCTTTTCAGGTCTCCACTAAGCAGGTATCAGCTGTGTTTTGttcctgtaaaaaaaataaaattgcgcTGCTATTCTCTGTGCTCCTGCACTTCTGATTCTTGGCACTGGGACAGTAAGTTCTTTGTGCTCTGGTATTACAATGAGGCTACCAAAGAGAAAGAGCCTTGGTCCGAGGCTGTCAGCTGTTACTAATCACTGTTCTATGGCTTGCTGTGAATCTCTGCGAGTCCTTACCTCTTGCTCTGCTTAGCACACATAAAGAAGATAAATTACGCCTTTAGTTTCCCTTCAAAAAGCATATTGTGTGGCACATTCCAATACAGTGAGCAAAAGACGGAATCATGCAAAGAGTTAAATTAGTATCTAAACAGCCCCCGCAGCAGGGCTTTGCCCTGGCAGATGTGAGGAACAGGAAATGTACTGCTGGGCTGGGCATCCAAAAAGTTCCTTGTTGCTTTGCACTTGACAAGTTTCAGAGGATAAATCAGTTGCAGCTCAAAGCACAGCATGTCTGGAGTTTATTTGGAGCCTGCCTATGCTCTTCAGCTATACTGTAGAACCTGGCTTCAGTGCCAAGGGTGGAGTTACGGAAAGTGATGATAAAAAGACAAGAGTGAATCTGAGCATGTACAAAATTATCTCGAAGTAATCACAGTCTCTCCACAAAACATGGCATTGGGGAACCTGTCTGAGGGCAAGAGGCCTTGACCCCTGTGAAAGATTCATGAACCGTGGTCCAAATGAAAATATCTCTACATCATCTTCAATGGATGTCTCTTTGTACTATATAGCGTACAAGGCCAATGCCAAGttcgttttgctttgtttatattaAACAGGGTTAACAATGACAGCAATTAAAATACCTGGCTAAATAACGTTTTTGTCTGGCACCAAAATATAGCAACTTAGGCACCTAGTGAGCTTtttaagggagggcattccagaattGGGTTTCTATTAGCAAATTAGTAGCTGCTTTGTCATTAATCCTCCAAATGATTCGGAAGTACAGTTTGCAGATCAAATTTTACACTGACTGCTCACTATTTGATAATTTCCTCTACACCTGGATCCCATAAGTATAGGGAACACTTCAGCATGTCAACCTGGCATTTTCAGCAGCTAaaagtgttggttttttaaattttgttggacACTATAGGTATAATATGCCAGCGATACAATATCCATAGGTTTATCATGAGAGCTCAGTGAAGAATATTACAGGTGGACCATCACACTCCACTGCTGGGCCGCCAACTAATTTCTTTTCACTTGATAGTTGCTGAGATTTTGATCCTGCCAAGGCACTTTTAatgttcttatacagtggtacctcgggttaagtacttaattcgttccagaggtccgtacttaacctgaaacttttcttaacctgaagcaccactttagctaatgggggcctcccactgccgccacgccgctagagcacgatttctgttctcatcctgaagcaaagttattaacctgaagcactatttctgggttaggtgagtctgtaacctgaagcgtatgtaacctgaagcgtatgtaacctgaggtaccactgtacacctttcAGGAATGTTTACTGAGGAAATAGGAAACATACAATGATCTACCAGTCTTCTGAAGAGTTTCAAACaaccctattaaaaaaaaatctagagtAATTAGGAGCATCCCAGGGAAACAAGGGACTTACATTAAAAACATATGGCATACACTAAAAACAGTAAAGCAATTCAGGTGCTATGAATAAGGGACAGTGAACATGTGATGGGGGCAAGTTTGGTTGAGCACACTAGCTGCATCCCATCTCTCATCCTCTTCATCACCTTCCAACTGCTGGAATGTGGTTGTCTAAAGCATGGACCTTTTTATATCTGCAGAGGCTCCCTGTGTATcttaaaatgcttttgttttgttttttaaaatgctatcagaggactgttgtcctttgtctGGAATGACAACAGACCTCCTGGTTGACAGAGTCTATGCTAGGATTAGCTAGCTGTGATAGGTGTTCCTTCAGACTTGTACTAGCTGTGTTCTTCACATCCTGCTCTGATCATGAGCAGAAGTCCACAAGGAGGGATAGTCTACCACAGCCTTTCCCCAACTgaagtcctctagatgttgtggactgcagttcccatcatccatgaccattgtccCTTCTACTGGGAGCTGAAAGGAGGtggcatccaaaacatctggagggcaccagcttggacaAGGCTGGTCTAGCAGACCAGGTCAGAGTCACAGGATCTCATATACTTCCCAAAAAATCAGCAAAGCCTTTACTGCTCCTGGAGCTGATTACCTCTCCCATGCTTTACCCACTTCCTGAAAAATGGCAGTTCTTAACACTACTCTGCTTCTCACTTAACTCCCACCTGGTGCCCTGCCTGCAGCAATAAGCAGGAATCAGGGAGCGGAAGACCCCACTAATAACTCAAGGGGCTGATTAGTTCAGATAGAACTCTTGTCCTGTGTCTCTTTCATCTCTATTTAAATGTGGAATTTCCTCTGCACCTGTAATCAAGTATCTGCTGGAGCACTGATGAAGGTTTCACTCCCACAAGTTAAGATGCTTGAAGGAGGGGTATGATGccagaggaggagaggacagagggtgaagaaagagccgTGAGTGGAAGGGAGCACTTTCCCATCCTttggaccccctgggaaactcaTCAAACCTGCTGCACCTGGAAATGGGTGTGGAGAGTGCACCTGTGGGCAGCCTAAGAAAGTACCTTCCTCCTTGGGCAtgtccataaaaagcaagtccagagtaagagactagggtgatgtcaGCTGTTTTCAGGAACTCTTTTCATTGGTGGGTGAGTGGAGAGTTTGTTTGCACCCTGGGTTCTCACCTGGAGGCAGAGAGGAAggggtgtcagaaggaaaatgaattgatatttttatatattacaaACTTTAATGTAACATTTTCATATGTAGCTGTGTGTTTTTGTAATATCTGTTTAAGTTGCCTGTTCTTTCAGCTTTCTGTACACTGCTTGgagatattttttaatatattaagcactatagaaattaaataatcaatacaTATATTAGAAAGTATATGGAAATAGTAAAAGATTATACCAGCTCAATGTTTTTGGGTAATAGCATCTACAGCCTGTGTATAATTGATGTTTTTACtatatgtttttaatatatattcatGCGTTTCTTTGTACAATTTTTAAATTACAATTTGTGAATTATAACAGTTTGTACAATTTTTGGGAACCAGCTTCTTTTGTAAATAAGAAATTACAACATAAGAATTTCGAGCACAAAATAATTGTGTTATATAGCATTTGCAACGCATTCCGAAAACAGACATACCATCTCTCCCAATCCAAGGGTAGTTCATGTGTATCAAGGGAGAGAGGAGAAGCTTCTATCTCCCCTGCAGTTGTGCTGTTATAAAGCACACCGTGTCTCAGATTTCAAGGGAGAAATGTAACCTAAGAGCGAAGGAAGTCACTTTATatcaagccagaccattgggccatctaCATCAGCACTGTCAGCACTgaagtgggatagctcagtcggtagagcacaagactcttaatcgcagggctgtgggtttgagccccatgttgggcaaaacactcctgcattgcagggggttggactggatgatccatgtggtcccttccaaatacatgattctatgatacctgaagttgctggggattgaatctgtggGTGGGGAGGCAGTTGCTCTGTCACTGAACTATGATCCTTCCCTCTTTGGACTGTAGCTCCttgagagagcatctgctttcatattcagaagcattctatCTTTGATACTGTTGATAATATAGCCATCGTGACTAGTAGTCACGGATAGCTTTATTCTTccatttgtctcatcctcttttaaagccatcagagcTGTTGGCTGTaacttgtgggagcaaattccataatttaacaaCACGCTCTGAGAAGAAATACTTCTTTTTCTGAAAGCCACACCATTCATCAGGGTTCTAGTATTACAAGAATGCttattctagtacagtggtacctcgggttaagaacttaattcgttccagaggtccgttcttaacctgaaacagttcttaacctgaagcaccactttagctaatggggcctcctgctgctgccgcaccgctggagcacaatttctgttctcatcctgaagcaaagttcttaacctgaagcactatttctgggttagcggagtctgtaacctgaagcctatgtaacccgaggtaccactgtatgtgtattcACAGTTTTTTGTGATGTATGGACTCAAGTTTCACTCTCATGCTTCTATTTGCTAGGAGTTGCTGCCCTGGACAGCAAAGCATCAGGAAAGATGGGGCTCCGAGCCGTCGTCTACTACATGAGCACCACGATCATTGCTGTCCTGATTGGAATTATCATGGTGGTCATCATCCATCCAGGGAAAGGGTCGAAGGAAAAAATGCACCGAGAAGGCAAGATTGTCCGAGTGACAGCCGCAGATGCCTTTCTGGACTTGATCAGGTAAAAATGCATTTTCTGTCGTATAAGCAAGGTAATGAAAGTTACAGCATATGATTGAATTTATTAACACCCAGAGCTATcagtctcttttctctctcttttcccttcaaaatggcACCCCCGGCTCAGAAATAACCTGTAAACGTAGACCCCCAAGGCTTATTGATCAGGCTTTTTAAGCTTCTTAACAATGTACTGTGGGGTTTACTAATGAGATTTGAAGCAATTCATAATTCCCCGATTCGGGgccagccctactattaggcagagtAATATGGCTGCCTCAGGAAACCTAACTGAGGAGGTGATATTCACCCACCATTTCCCCTAAGTTCCCTAAGCTGGTCTACTCTGCACTATCGAAACTCTCCTGCTGTGGTCAGTATGGTGGAAGAAATTGTCCCATCACCAgtattgaagtaagattcagggGGCAGCCACCTTTGATCTCAATAGTAGAGCAATGGCTTTCCATGCAGACAGtaccaggctcaatccctggcatttccaagcaaggctgggaatgtcccatcTGGAACCATGGAGAGGTGCTGCATGTTGAAGCTAGGTGGATCTATGGCCTGACTTGTTTAaatagcagcttcctatgttccagtgcTCCATTCTGTTTCTGTATGTAGAATGGAAAAGTAAAAGAAGAAGGTAGTTAGCGTAGGACTCCTTGATATAATAGCAGGATGTCTGTGGCTTTTTTTAAGTTTGTAATTTTATAGTACTGactaaaataaaattttacataggatttttaaaatggaaagattACAGTAGGACTTTGTTCTAACTTCCTGTTGTGGACATTTCATTCTAGAAATCATTAAGGCCAGTGTACAAAAATGTTGTGGGTTGTGATATGTGAATTTGGGGGACACCATCTTATCCTTTGTGTTAGCAAAACGCCTTAGGCAGATCTGCCCCAATTCTCCCCACAGCTGTGCCTTCTAAAAGCATGTGAGGAATTTGAGAATTTCTTCTGTGGGTTGACTGTGAACCTGTTGAAACTGTGATTTCAAACAATGCTGTGGCTCTAAGTTTTGGAGGGCCCCATTCTATACACTCTTCCTTCAGCAGCTTTACTTTCTCACTGCAAAAGTGTTGTTTATATTCTGAATCAAGGAAGACATGTATTTATTGTTTCTACTGTCTAACCAAGGTAAACTTGAGGCAGGGTAGATTTGCAGCATGCTCCTGCTCAAAAGGTTGAGGAGAAAATTCGCTGAGATTAATTTGGTGAATTGCAAAGAAGtagcaatctttttaaaaaagaaaaaagaaaagaaaaagagagtaaATTGATGCTAGTTCAATATACTGCTGAGACCATATGTCTGTGGTAGAATACATGTCTCAtattcagtccctgacatctcccaTTAAGAGGATCAAGTAGCAAATGATGGGATACACCTTTGCCCAAAGAACCACTGCAAGTCACTATAGATAATCATCACTAGGTGGACAAACAATCTGACCTAGTATGGTATGGAAGCTTCTTatgagcataagaacataagaagaatcctaTTGAGTCAGGCCAAATAGATGACCATGGATGACCCTATACATATTACCTTTGATGTAAACCCCACCAGCTTCAATAGGGCTTCATGTTGAAATGATAAAAGGTGTGTACTATTCCTCAAATAGTTGTTGTTCTTTCTTCACAGAAACATGTTCCCTCCGAATCTGGTggaagcctgctttaaacagGTAACAATGTGTGGTTTTAATTACACCTATCTTCATCCGGGAGTTTCAAGTAAATCTTCTGATCAGATGCAACTGAGTAGTCTTAGCCATTATGTTTTTGTAATGCCTAGAAAAGACACGGATATAACGTCTCTCCTTTTCCCCATCTCTCACAGTTCAAAACAAACTATGAGGAACGGACACCTAGTATAGCAGTTGACTCAAACGAAACATCTGTCCTTGCTGGCATTATAAACAATGTGTCCGAAGCAATGGAAAACCTAACTCAGTTGAAAAAGGAGATGATCCCTGTTCCAGGGGCTGTAAATGGAGTAAATGCACTTGGACTGGTTGTGTTCTCAATCAGCTTTGGACTGGTGATAGGGAACATGAAGGAGCAAGGACGAGCATTGAGAGAATTCTTTGATAGCCTTAATGAGGCTATCATGCGCCTCGTATCACTAATCATGTGGTAGGTGTTGAATGCTACGTTTGTTGATCTATCTAGCACCATCCGTGTGCATGGCATTTTACAGAATACAAGAGGAAATACCCCTTCCCTGCCTAACGTTCTCCATTTATTTGCCATTAATTTCCAGTGCATCTAAATAACAGAACAATTTCATGcatgtttgcttggaagtaagttcctCTCTATTCGGTGAAGCTTACTCTCATGTAAATGTGTTTGGGATTTCAGCCTTAGCCCCCTTGGAATGTGTCAGGAAATTTCTGAGTGCGTGCAAATAGCACCACCAAAATATACACACCTAGGCTTCTCATTGGATAGTCGTATATTATATTAACTGTGTGATTTGTTTGTAGGTATGCACCACTTGGTATCCTGTTTTTGATTGCTGGAAAAATTGTTGAGATGGAAGATATGGGTGTGATCGGAGGACAGCTTGCCATGTATACTGTTACTGTCATCATTGGCTTGCTCATCCATGCTATTGTAGTGCTGCCTTTACTCTACTTCCTCATCACTCGAAAGAACCCTTGGGTCTTCATTGGAGGATTGCTGCAAGCTCTCATCACAGCCCTGGGAACATCTTCAAGGTAGGAATATTCATAGCCAGATCGAGTTTGATTTTGAGTAGAATTTTGAGTTACTGAGTTTGCATatgcatttaaaaggtaaagggacccctgaccgttaggtccagtcgtggccgactctggggttgcggtgctcatctcgctttaatggccaagggagctggcctacaccttccaggtcatgtggccagcatgactaagccgcttctggtgaaccagagcagcgcacggaaacgccgtttaccttcccgctggagtggtacctatttatctacttgcactttgacatgcttttgaactgctaggttggcaggagcagggaccgagcaatgggagctcaccccgtcgcggggattcaagccGCACACCATTTTAATAACTCCACTTTTGCCTTAACCCAGCTCTAGTCATGTTTTACAAAGGAAATTAAACATGACAAGCTGTACCAGTGTATGGACAGGGAACTGCATTTCAATTCACATAACATTTACAGCAGTGCATTGAGTTTAggccaggagtggagaacctgatGGACTGTAGCGCCCATCAAACCTGACCACTGACTATGCTGGcttgggctaatgggagctgaagcccagcaacatctggagggccagagatttCACATTTGGGTGCACATACCAATGGACATCCAATTTACActcatgggtctactctgagatggactagcattggatacagcccatggTTCCTGATCCAGTAAGTGAGCATCTGGAGCTACTTTATATCCAGCGCTATCTACTTTGGCACTAGCTTTCCAGATCTAAGGCTTTCAGCTGAAATGACAGGGTGTGAACCAGGACACATCTGCAGGCAACTCATGAGATCCACCACTGAGGTATGGGCTCTACCAATAACACACAGGCACCCAACTATGTATGGAGATGCTCTTAGCTAGATTGGGGCACTGGCACACAGTTGAACATGTGAACTAatttcatttaaataataataatttttaggtAATTTGAGGAGACAGGAAATCTCTGTCTGCCGTCCTTGTTCTGGGTGGCTCCATAATGTCAACAATAATGTGTATAGCCATCATCCATATCAATATTACCTGCCTTTTCCGCTGAGTTAATttttctccatttccccccccccttttggcttTAGTTCTGCCACCTTGCCGATCACATTTAGGTGTTTGGAAGAGAATAAT encodes:
- the SLC1A3 gene encoding excitatory amino acid transporter 1, with the translated sequence MTKSNGEDTRSGNRMERIQQGVRKRTLLAKKKVQSITKDDVKSYLLRNFFVLFTIIAVIVGIILGFGLRSYHFSYREVKYFSFPGELLMRMLQMLVLPLIVSSLVTGVAALDSKASGKMGLRAVVYYMSTTIIAVLIGIIMVVIIHPGKGSKEKMHREGKIVRVTAADAFLDLIRNMFPPNLVEACFKQFKTNYEERTPSIAVDSNETSVLAGIINNVSEAMENLTQLKKEMIPVPGAVNGVNALGLVVFSISFGLVIGNMKEQGRALREFFDSLNEAIMRLVSLIMWYAPLGILFLIAGKIVEMEDMGVIGGQLAMYTVTVIIGLLIHAIVVLPLLYFLITRKNPWVFIGGLLQALITALGTSSSSATLPITFRCLEENNGVDKRITRFVLPVGATINMDGTALYEALAAIFIAQVNNMDLNFGQIITISITATAASIGAAGIPQAGLVTMVIVLTSVGLPTDDITLIIAVDWFLDRLRTTTNVLGDSIGAGIVEHLSRHELRSKDAEMGNSVIEENEMKKPYQLISQENENEKPLDSETKM